From the Planktothrix tepida PCC 9214 genome, one window contains:
- a CDS encoding glycosyltransferase, which translates to MKNRGVIYCATGNVLYLEATLISAIALRQIEPKIPITIISDHPLLKLFPLEKYEISCILINLSEINDSGSFSSRGIKTSLSTFSPYQETLFLDADILPFNPISDLWEYLDYGDMCMVVDLVPTLGLCDHISEEEKNYTLQYVPESTTQFNSGVILWRNTKQTQSLFELWNQEWLKFKKQDQLALIRAINKAEFSVYSLTCIYNISPIDAISRIENKSVNTLAEIHEMCQFKALSMIQQSILKQKNDICLLHCWGGYVALGKFPEMAQKFYPNIVEQVVATGIFSKESPVR; encoded by the coding sequence ATGAAAAATAGGGGAGTTATCTATTGTGCGACAGGAAATGTTTTATATCTGGAAGCAACTTTAATCAGTGCGATTGCCCTCCGTCAGATAGAACCCAAAATACCTATCACTATAATCTCTGATCATCCCTTACTGAAACTTTTCCCTCTTGAAAAGTACGAAATTAGTTGTATATTGATTAATCTTAGTGAAATCAATGATAGCGGTTCATTTTCATCTAGGGGGATCAAGACAAGTCTATCAACCTTTAGTCCATATCAGGAAACACTTTTCCTAGACGCGGATATTCTTCCCTTCAATCCTATTTCTGACCTGTGGGAGTATCTTGATTATGGAGATATGTGTATGGTGGTTGACCTAGTTCCAACATTGGGATTGTGCGATCATATTTCAGAAGAAGAGAAGAATTACACCTTACAATATGTTCCAGAAAGTACAACTCAGTTTAATAGTGGAGTAATTCTTTGGAGAAACACTAAGCAAACTCAGTCTTTATTTGAGTTATGGAATCAGGAGTGGCTAAAATTCAAAAAGCAAGATCAGTTAGCTCTAATTAGAGCTATTAATAAGGCAGAATTCTCTGTTTATAGCCTTACTTGTATATACAATATTTCCCCAATAGACGCTATATCTAGAATAGAGAATAAATCCGTTAATACACTTGCTGAAATACATGAAATGTGTCAATTTAAAGCTTTATCTATGATCCAACAATCTATTCTGAAGCAGAAAAATGATATTTGCTTGCTTCACTGCTGGGGTGGATATGTTGCTTTAGGTAAATTTCCTGAAATGGCTCAGAAATTTTATCCAAATATAGTTGAACAAGTAGTTGCAACTGGAATTTTTAGTAAGGAATCACCTGTGAGGTAA
- a CDS encoding DUF3531 family protein — translation MEVLFRECNPFDIWIWLQFQTVPSRSERDYIEEVFDSWFLLGKMGGFNAENLQVQDTGIDLSYLTYDDAIVDNSMMALMHNMGEIEYQGVWARCWFDLGTSDAFALDVLINAFRQLSQEYVIIEKLIIGGENEDWPIEKDVYQSSVADYN, via the coding sequence ATGGAAGTTTTGTTTAGAGAATGTAATCCTTTTGATATTTGGATTTGGCTACAATTTCAAACCGTTCCCTCCCGCAGTGAACGGGATTATATTGAGGAAGTGTTTGATTCATGGTTTCTATTAGGAAAAATGGGAGGATTTAATGCAGAAAATCTACAGGTTCAAGATACTGGAATTGACTTAAGTTATCTGACCTACGATGATGCCATTGTTGATAATAGTATGATGGCACTGATGCACAATATGGGAGAAATTGAATATCAGGGAGTTTGGGCACGTTGTTGGTTTGATTTAGGAACCAGTGATGCTTTTGCTCTCGATGTTTTAATCAATGCTTTTCGCCAATTAAGCCAAGAATATGTAATCATTGAAAAACTTATTATTGGCGGTGAAAATGAAGATTGGCCGATAGAAAAAGACGTTTATCAATCCAGTGTAGCTGATTATAATTAA
- a CDS encoding HAS-barrel domain-containing protein, whose amino-acid sequence MRLPFPIFSTSRRPQQHIAEVIETATTEYLAQCLEPEDLSFPVMPAFGSWVKSRDEESGNQVYGVVYYATTSPIDSVHRARALGLTLEELREQQPQIFAMLKTEFRVAIVGFEMTNPERSQRGKIYQYIPPRPPQIHQAVYECHPDEIVNFSQELDFLRTLLDVRNAPVDSLVAAAIREIYQLRKLDRGWLIEAGRTLSILLKDDYDRLRIILKQIHP is encoded by the coding sequence ATGCGTCTTCCTTTTCCTATATTTTCAACCTCTCGACGTCCTCAGCAACATATCGCTGAAGTGATAGAAACGGCGACAACGGAGTATTTAGCCCAATGTTTAGAACCGGAGGACTTGAGTTTTCCGGTCATGCCTGCCTTTGGGAGTTGGGTCAAATCAAGGGATGAGGAGTCAGGAAATCAGGTTTATGGAGTGGTTTATTATGCTACTACTAGCCCAATTGATTCCGTGCATCGAGCCAGGGCGCTAGGATTAACCTTAGAAGAATTGCGTGAACAGCAACCCCAAATTTTTGCCATGTTAAAAACGGAATTTCGGGTGGCTATTGTCGGTTTTGAGATGACGAACCCAGAGCGATCGCAACGAGGTAAAATCTATCAATATATTCCGCCTCGTCCCCCGCAAATTCATCAGGCAGTCTATGAATGTCACCCGGATGAAATTGTTAATTTCAGTCAGGAATTAGATTTTTTAAGAACCTTATTAGACGTGAGGAACGCCCCGGTTGATTCTTTGGTAGCTGCGGCGATTCGAGAAATTTATCAACTGAGAAAATTAGATCGAGGTTGGTTAATTGAAGCGGGACGAACCCTGAGTATTTTATTAAAAGATGATTATGATCGCTTGCGGATTATTCTTAAACAAATTCATCCTTGA
- a CDS encoding Sll0314/Alr1548 family TPR repeat-containing protein, translating to MINSSRCKAQKFPLMIRQVFWGMSASLITFSSGINPSLAADPFRTTDPRPIGSQTETAFKAMFERGNYKEAQQVLEKAKLQEPNEPLVYALLASLAYQDQDFNALKTYSDQTLASAKLLSTKDPLRGNLYIAVGLFLQGGHTIVTEGTLKGAPKALNQLQEVLKSLNVAEKINPQDPELNLIQGYMDLLLSLNLPFSDSQKAIKKLEQQAKPSYLAYRGIAIGYQNLGQYDQALSYTEKALSEAPNHPEVLYLKAQILAEQGKKLKASNQTLIPSQLQEAKQYFTQALNQSDQLPKRLVAQIFYEQCKNLNRIDNQGRPCDPLRDKIKDANGLWGPTANQLPPL from the coding sequence ATGATCAATTCTTCTCGGTGTAAAGCTCAGAAATTTCCCTTAATGATTAGACAGGTTTTCTGGGGAATGAGTGCCAGTTTGATTACATTCAGTTCAGGGATAAATCCCAGTTTGGCGGCTGATCCGTTTCGCACAACCGATCCGCGTCCCATCGGAAGCCAAACAGAAACTGCATTTAAAGCAATGTTTGAGCGAGGGAATTATAAGGAAGCTCAACAAGTTTTAGAAAAAGCGAAATTACAAGAACCCAATGAACCCTTAGTCTATGCACTCTTGGCTTCTTTAGCTTACCAAGATCAAGATTTTAATGCTTTAAAAACCTATAGTGATCAAACCTTAGCATCGGCTAAACTCTTAAGTACAAAAGACCCTTTACGCGGTAATCTTTATATTGCAGTCGGTTTATTTTTACAAGGGGGTCATACCATCGTCACGGAAGGCACATTAAAAGGTGCTCCTAAAGCCTTAAATCAATTACAAGAGGTATTAAAATCCTTAAATGTTGCTGAAAAAATTAATCCTCAAGATCCCGAATTAAACTTAATTCAAGGCTATATGGATTTATTATTATCCTTGAATCTTCCCTTTTCTGACTCCCAAAAAGCTATTAAAAAACTTGAACAACAAGCTAAACCTAGTTACTTAGCTTATCGGGGAATTGCCATTGGCTATCAAAATTTAGGTCAATATGATCAAGCCTTAAGTTATACCGAAAAAGCTTTATCTGAAGCTCCAAACCATCCAGAAGTATTATATCTGAAAGCCCAAATCTTAGCAGAACAGGGAAAGAAACTCAAAGCAAGCAATCAAACTCTAATTCCCTCCCAGTTACAGGAAGCCAAGCAATATTTTACCCAAGCTTTAAACCAATCTGATCAACTTCCTAAACGATTAGTCGCTCAAATCTTTTATGAACAATGCAAAAATCTAAACCGCATTGATAATCAAGGACGACCTTGTGATCCGTTGCGCGATAAAATTAAAGATGCTAATGGTCTTTGGGGGCCAACTGCCAATCAATTACCACCTTTATAA
- the rpsB gene encoding 30S ribosomal protein S2, translated as MAVISLAEMLESGVHFGHQTRRWNPKMSPYIYTERNGVHIIDLVQTAELMEEAYDYVRSSSEQGKKFLFVGTKRQAAGIIAQEAARCGGYYVNQRWLGGMLTNWATIKTRVERLKTLEDRDKSGYFDYLPKKEASVLRRELTKLRKYLGGIKAMRRVPDVVILVDQRREYNAVMECRKLDIPIVSLLDTNCDPDLADIHIPANDDAIRSIKLIVGKLADAIYEGRHGQLDAGIAEYDDEVYEDEYEEDEEIEDLDDLDSDSDSEE; from the coding sequence ATGGCCGTTATTAGTTTGGCAGAAATGCTGGAGTCTGGAGTTCATTTTGGACATCAGACTCGCCGTTGGAACCCGAAAATGTCTCCTTATATCTACACGGAGCGTAACGGGGTTCATATTATTGATTTGGTTCAAACCGCAGAACTGATGGAGGAAGCTTATGATTATGTCAGAAGTTCCTCTGAACAAGGGAAAAAGTTTTTATTTGTGGGAACCAAACGCCAAGCGGCTGGAATTATTGCTCAGGAAGCAGCACGCTGTGGTGGATATTATGTTAACCAACGCTGGTTAGGAGGAATGCTCACCAACTGGGCTACCATTAAAACTCGGGTTGAACGTCTGAAAACTTTAGAAGACCGAGATAAAAGTGGTTATTTCGATTATCTTCCTAAAAAAGAAGCCTCGGTTTTACGTCGAGAATTGACAAAATTGCGGAAATATTTAGGCGGAATTAAAGCGATGCGTCGCGTTCCCGATGTGGTGATTTTAGTTGACCAACGCCGGGAATATAACGCTGTGATGGAATGCCGCAAATTAGATATTCCCATTGTGTCTTTATTAGATACCAATTGTGATCCTGATTTAGCCGATATTCATATTCCCGCTAATGATGATGCCATTCGTTCAATTAAATTGATTGTCGGTAAATTAGCCGATGCAATTTATGAAGGACGTCATGGTCAGTTAGATGCTGGCATCGCTGAATATGATGACGAGGTTTATGAAGACGAGTATGAAGAGGATGAAGAAATCGAGGATCTCGATGATTTAGATTCTGATAGCGATTCGGAAGAATAA